From a single Gracilimonas sp. genomic region:
- a CDS encoding lamin tail domain-containing protein: protein MEGLTQGNNVPRNVYGYFTAFLFALIFSIQPAIAQNQTIGAGLEGQALIGYLQQNYSPAQTLGYDTARDTMYAVIDNDNGNLTGVYTGYTITLDPNEDPSTDAFYKGVNAEHTWPQSMGAGNEPAKSDIHHLFPTKSNVNSARNNDPLGEIDDNLTDTWYYLDQSQSSIPSSNIDLYAENYGSTTFEPREQHKGNAARAVFYFVAIYQAQADQNFFDQQKNDLYQWHYLDEVDADELNRSSTIAGYQGNENPFILDTSLVRRAFFPDGNTGGTDTTPPVISSVQSTNIGANSATVSWSTDELATSQVNYGTTTSYGFVESSGSYTTSHSITLTGLSANATYNYQVSSTDGSSNSASSSNFTFTTAEEGTSAGAIVFSEIFYDTPGTDSDEEWIELYNGTSTTVDLSGYTITDNNGTGSSYTFPAGSNITPGSYFTVASASTGFQAIYGFDADEYGSIPALNNGGDVLILTDTQSNEVDIVAWEGGASAGLPSGWGSSTDPTASTGESIYRSSPGSDSDSYTDWAVAVNNGDPQTQASAPQNQAPTAVANGPYSGNTGNSITFSSAGSSDSDGSISSYSWTFGDGGSSTLANPGYTYTSSGTYSVSLTVTDDQGATATATTTAEITDATVDHVLFSEIFYDTPGTDADEEWIELYNPTSQQIDLTGYTIIDNNGTGSSYTFPSGTVIDAQSYFTVASNQAGFNALYTNDAYQYGGIPALNNGGDALLLNDGSGTTVDEVAWEGGASAGVPSGWGSGPTASTGESLVRSSFDTDSDNDSDWTTAANNGDPATLQATDTTAPVITAVNSSNITETEATITWTTDEPANSQVNYGTTTSYGSSAGSGSYVTSHSETLTGLTAGTEYFYQVVSTDEAGNTAVDETYSFTTASPPASSTPDILISEVFYDTPGNESKEEWVEIYNTTGQEIQLNGWTLVDDNGNSQSFTFANKHKIGGNTFMTLALDRKDFKALYNKNADDFVNLPPLNNGGDVLVLKDASGNVIDAVAWEGGANSLVSGWGSTSLPSAGEGNSIYRSDLGTDTDTYNDWTTSSDLGSPMTQSDGTFFASVNDNTESRVEEGPGEELPAEVTLGNFPNPFNPTTQIAYTLPEAQRVKVTVFNMLGQQVATLVDGFTEAGAHQVVFDASAMSSGLYLYSIQTSSTVITKKMMLIK, encoded by the coding sequence ATGGAAGGATTAACCCAAGGCAATAATGTGCCCAGGAATGTGTACGGCTATTTCACAGCATTCCTTTTTGCTCTCATCTTCTCAATACAACCTGCAATTGCTCAGAATCAAACCATTGGTGCCGGACTGGAAGGTCAGGCCCTGATCGGTTACCTGCAGCAAAACTACTCCCCTGCCCAAACGCTGGGATATGACACTGCCCGGGATACCATGTATGCAGTTATCGATAATGACAATGGAAACCTTACCGGTGTTTATACAGGATATACAATTACTTTAGATCCTAATGAAGACCCAAGTACTGATGCTTTTTATAAAGGCGTTAATGCCGAGCACACGTGGCCTCAAAGTATGGGGGCCGGGAATGAACCGGCGAAATCAGATATTCATCATCTGTTCCCAACAAAATCGAATGTAAACAGTGCCAGGAATAATGACCCTTTAGGTGAAATTGACGACAACCTGACCGATACCTGGTATTACCTCGATCAATCTCAATCATCCATCCCGTCTAGCAATATTGATTTATATGCCGAGAATTACGGAAGCACCACCTTTGAACCCCGAGAACAACATAAGGGAAATGCCGCCCGGGCCGTATTCTATTTTGTAGCAATCTACCAAGCCCAAGCCGATCAAAACTTCTTTGATCAACAGAAGAACGATTTATACCAATGGCATTATTTGGATGAAGTGGATGCCGACGAACTAAACAGAAGCAGTACCATTGCCGGGTATCAGGGTAACGAAAACCCATTTATTCTGGATACCTCGCTGGTTCGAAGAGCTTTCTTTCCGGATGGGAATACCGGTGGAACCGACACCACGCCTCCGGTCATCAGCTCGGTACAGTCCACCAATATCGGAGCAAACTCAGCTACTGTAAGCTGGAGTACGGACGAACTTGCCACCTCTCAGGTTAACTACGGAACAACAACTTCCTATGGTTTTGTTGAAAGCAGCGGAAGTTACACTACCTCTCATTCCATCACCCTTACTGGCCTATCCGCCAACGCTACTTACAATTATCAGGTAAGCAGTACAGATGGTTCCAGTAATTCAGCAAGTTCTTCTAACTTCACTTTTACCACTGCTGAAGAAGGGACAAGTGCGGGTGCTATTGTATTCTCGGAGATCTTCTACGACACTCCCGGTACCGACAGCGATGAAGAATGGATTGAACTGTATAACGGGACTTCCACAACTGTAGATTTAAGTGGGTATACCATTACGGATAACAACGGAACCGGATCTTCCTATACCTTCCCAGCCGGAAGCAACATAACCCCTGGTTCTTATTTTACTGTTGCATCAGCCTCAACCGGTTTTCAGGCTATATATGGATTTGACGCCGATGAATATGGATCCATTCCCGCTTTAAATAATGGTGGAGATGTTTTAATCCTCACCGATACTCAAAGTAACGAAGTCGATATTGTGGCCTGGGAAGGAGGAGCATCTGCTGGTTTGCCTTCAGGATGGGGAAGCAGTACCGACCCTACCGCGTCAACCGGAGAATCTATTTACCGAAGCTCGCCGGGATCTGACTCTGACTCCTACACCGACTGGGCAGTAGCTGTCAATAATGGCGACCCGCAAACTCAAGCTTCGGCTCCTCAGAATCAGGCACCTACGGCAGTGGCCAATGGTCCTTATTCGGGGAACACCGGAAACTCCATCACATTCAGCAGTGCCGGCTCTTCTGACAGTGATGGATCGATCTCGTCATACAGTTGGACCTTCGGGGATGGAGGAAGTAGTACCCTCGCTAACCCAGGTTATACTTACACAAGTTCAGGCACTTACAGTGTTTCTTTAACGGTAACGGATGATCAGGGGGCAACAGCTACAGCAACAACTACTGCTGAAATCACAGATGCCACTGTAGATCACGTACTCTTTTCTGAAATCTTCTATGATACTCCCGGCACTGATGCTGATGAAGAATGGATTGAACTGTACAACCCCACTTCACAGCAAATTGATCTGACGGGCTATACCATTATAGATAATAATGGTACCGGGTCCTCCTATACTTTCCCATCAGGCACCGTCATTGACGCACAGTCCTATTTTACAGTAGCGTCCAATCAGGCTGGGTTTAACGCTCTTTACACCAACGATGCTTATCAGTATGGTGGAATACCGGCTCTCAATAATGGAGGGGATGCCCTTCTTCTTAATGACGGCTCCGGAACCACTGTGGATGAAGTAGCCTGGGAAGGCGGCGCATCTGCAGGTGTCCCATCAGGATGGGGATCGGGACCAACGGCTTCAACAGGAGAAAGCCTCGTTCGCAGTTCTTTTGATACCGATAGTGACAACGATAGCGACTGGACGACAGCCGCTAACAATGGTGACCCCGCCACACTACAGGCAACCGATACCACCGCTCCGGTTATAACCGCTGTAAACTCTTCCAATATTACTGAAACCGAAGCTACGATTACATGGACAACGGATGAGCCTGCCAATTCACAGGTGAATTATGGCACTACTACCAGTTATGGAAGTTCAGCAGGAAGCGGTAGTTATGTGACCTCTCACTCCGAGACCCTGACCGGTTTAACGGCAGGAACCGAATACTTCTACCAGGTTGTCTCTACTGATGAAGCCGGAAATACCGCAGTGGATGAAACTTATTCGTTCACAACGGCCAGTCCGCCTGCTTCTTCCACTCCTGACATTCTTATCAGTGAAGTTTTTTATGATACTCCCGGAAATGAATCCAAGGAAGAATGGGTAGAAATCTACAACACGACCGGACAAGAAATCCAACTTAACGGATGGACTTTGGTTGATGACAATGGAAACAGCCAGTCATTTACTTTTGCGAACAAACATAAGATCGGCGGGAATACTTTTATGACTCTCGCACTCGATCGCAAGGATTTCAAAGCACTGTATAATAAAAATGCAGATGACTTCGTGAATCTGCCCCCGCTTAATAACGGCGGAGATGTATTAGTTCTTAAAGATGCTTCCGGAAATGTAATTGACGCCGTTGCCTGGGAAGGAGGTGCCAATAGCTTGGTCTCAGGATGGGGAAGTACCTCGTTACCATCAGCCGGAGAAGGTAACAGTATTTATAGAAGTGACCTGGGAACAGATACCGATACCTATAACGATTGGACAACCTCCTCCGATCTCGGTTCACCCATGACCCAGTCCGATGGAACCTTTTTCGCTTCTGTAAATGACAATACAGAAAGCCGTGTTGAAGAAGGACCCGGCGAAGAGCTTCCAGCAGAAGTTACCCTGGGCAACTTCCCTAATCCGTTTAACCCGACAACTCAGATTGCTTACACCCTGCCGGAAGCGCAGCGCGTGAAAGTTACCGTCTTCAACATGCTGGGGCAGCAAGTAGCCACTTTGGTTGATGGATTTACTGAAGCCGGTGCGCATCAGGTGGTATTTGATGCCTCGGCAATGTCGAGTGGGCTTTACCTGTACTCTATACAAACAAGCTCAACAGTCATCACCAAAAAAATGATGCTGATTAAATAG
- the recJ gene encoding single-stranded-DNA-specific exonuclease RecJ — protein MSFRWVYAQPDEPKYVSKLGDMLGIPDKIAQLLAIRGIKTFDDAEYFFRPKIENLHDPFLMKDMEAGAERLALAIRKSEKVLVYGDYDVDGTTATSCVYTFLKEFGVDADYYIPHRFKEGYGINPDGIKYAEEVKASLIVSVDCGITAIEEAKVAREKGIDLIVCDHHTVGNEIPDAVAVLDPKRPDCDYPFDGLSGAGVGFKLIQGTIEKLGLPSTISYKFLDLVAISIASDIVPIIDENRVLMKAGLQMIQRSPRVGIKALLELIKVSKEDVNTSKIVFSIGPRINAAGRMGDASTAVKLMISETLGEAKSHAYELESVNLKRRDTDSKTMKEAMEQIEKDFNMEETSTIVLYSQNWHLGVIGIVASRLVDLYHRPAIMLSNVDGKIKGSARSIKGFNIYNAIKKCDDLLEQFGGHEFAAGLTLEEGNLSEFRRRMNELAYTDLSENSFEPELTVDAKLELGEVDMKFWKLLSQFEPFGPGNLRPVFVSEGVKVVGVPTIVGNGHLKMRVSQNGSGVFDTIGFNMHEYLPDVRKGDPFKIAYVLEENNWNGRRTLQLRLKDIHIPGR, from the coding sequence ATGTCATTCCGCTGGGTATACGCGCAGCCGGACGAGCCAAAGTACGTCTCCAAGTTAGGGGACATGCTGGGAATTCCGGACAAAATAGCCCAACTACTGGCTATACGCGGCATAAAAACATTCGATGATGCAGAATACTTTTTCAGGCCAAAGATAGAAAACCTCCACGATCCTTTTTTAATGAAGGATATGGAAGCCGGTGCAGAACGTTTAGCTCTGGCCATACGTAAAAGTGAGAAAGTACTCGTTTACGGCGATTACGACGTTGACGGGACTACAGCAACTTCCTGTGTCTATACATTTTTGAAAGAATTTGGCGTAGATGCCGACTACTACATTCCCCATCGCTTCAAAGAGGGATACGGGATTAACCCCGATGGCATTAAATATGCCGAAGAAGTTAAGGCCTCTCTGATTGTATCGGTTGATTGTGGCATTACTGCTATTGAAGAAGCTAAAGTAGCCCGTGAAAAAGGCATCGACCTGATTGTGTGCGACCACCATACTGTAGGTAATGAAATTCCGGATGCCGTAGCCGTACTCGACCCCAAACGCCCGGACTGTGATTACCCCTTTGACGGACTTTCGGGAGCGGGTGTTGGGTTTAAACTCATTCAGGGAACCATAGAAAAGCTGGGATTGCCCTCCACGATCTCGTACAAATTCCTGGACCTGGTGGCCATTTCGATTGCTTCCGATATTGTACCCATCATTGATGAAAACCGTGTGCTTATGAAGGCCGGACTACAGATGATTCAGCGAAGCCCGAGGGTGGGTATTAAGGCATTGCTGGAGCTGATCAAGGTTTCCAAAGAAGATGTAAACACCTCCAAGATTGTGTTTTCTATCGGCCCGAGAATTAATGCGGCCGGACGAATGGGGGATGCGAGCACCGCGGTTAAGCTCATGATCTCCGAGACGCTGGGAGAAGCCAAATCGCATGCTTATGAGCTGGAGTCCGTAAACCTGAAGCGACGAGATACCGACTCCAAGACCATGAAAGAGGCGATGGAGCAGATTGAGAAGGATTTTAACATGGAGGAGACGTCCACCATTGTGCTGTACAGCCAGAACTGGCACCTTGGGGTGATCGGGATTGTAGCTTCCCGACTGGTGGATTTATATCACCGCCCGGCTATCATGCTCAGCAATGTGGATGGGAAGATCAAAGGGTCGGCGCGGAGTATTAAAGGGTTTAATATTTATAATGCCATCAAAAAGTGCGATGACCTATTGGAACAATTTGGTGGGCATGAGTTTGCAGCCGGACTTACTCTGGAGGAAGGAAACCTTTCCGAATTCCGTCGCCGGATGAATGAGCTGGCCTATACCGATTTGTCTGAGAATTCTTTTGAACCGGAACTCACCGTAGATGCCAAACTGGAGTTGGGTGAGGTGGATATGAAATTCTGGAAGCTGCTTAGTCAGTTTGAGCCCTTTGGGCCTGGTAACCTGCGGCCCGTTTTTGTAAGTGAAGGTGTAAAAGTAGTCGGTGTTCCGACCATTGTAGGAAACGGCCACCTGAAGATGAGGGTAAGCCAAAATGGATCCGGTGTTTTTGATACCATCGGTTTTAATATGCACGAATACCTGCCCGATGTTCGAAAAGGAGATCCGTTTAAAATAGCCTATGTGCTTGAAGAAAATAACTGGAACGGCCGGCGTACGCTTCAGCTGAGATTAAAGGACATTCACATTCCGGGGAGGTAG
- a CDS encoding NADP-dependent oxidoreductase, with product MSEQMNAAFIEEYGELTNVTTGELPKPEAGEGEVLVRVKSAGVNPVDAAVVRGMLKDAIPGEFPLVPGWDVAGVVEETGHSVSRFSTGDEVYAYARRPKIQHGTYAEYISLPESYLAERPTNISMEASGGIPLVGLTAYQSIFDFGELKEGQTLLILGASGGVGTLAIQLAKSVGAKVIGVASESNHEYMKELGADITIDYNDNHVGEAVKEAQPDGVDLIFHCSRGDSFSQVMETGVLKEGGKVASITNSNPEISDDIEFKYVFVEPNAEQLEHITVLADSGKITVPVTDTFSLEEAGEALQKIESLHTRGKLVITP from the coding sequence ATGAGCGAACAAATGAACGCTGCTTTTATAGAAGAGTACGGAGAGCTAACCAATGTAACTACCGGAGAATTGCCCAAGCCTGAAGCGGGTGAAGGCGAAGTTTTAGTACGGGTGAAATCGGCCGGTGTAAACCCTGTGGATGCCGCCGTTGTAAGGGGCATGCTGAAAGATGCCATCCCCGGTGAATTTCCCCTTGTGCCCGGCTGGGATGTGGCAGGAGTTGTGGAAGAAACCGGTCACTCCGTAAGTCGATTTAGCACCGGAGATGAAGTATATGCTTATGCCCGGCGACCAAAAATTCAACACGGCACCTATGCTGAGTATATAAGCTTGCCCGAGTCCTACCTTGCAGAACGGCCAACCAATATTTCCATGGAGGCCTCCGGAGGAATTCCTTTAGTAGGGTTAACGGCATACCAATCCATTTTTGATTTCGGAGAACTGAAAGAAGGGCAAACTCTACTCATTTTAGGAGCCTCCGGTGGAGTAGGAACCCTGGCCATTCAGCTGGCAAAATCGGTAGGAGCAAAAGTGATTGGAGTAGCGAGTGAATCCAACCATGAGTATATGAAGGAGCTCGGTGCCGACATCACCATTGATTATAACGACAATCATGTTGGCGAAGCCGTGAAAGAAGCTCAACCCGATGGAGTGGATTTGATTTTCCATTGCTCCCGGGGCGACTCCTTTAGCCAGGTTATGGAAACCGGCGTGCTGAAAGAGGGCGGAAAAGTGGCTTCCATAACCAACAGCAATCCTGAAATCAGCGATGACATTGAGTTTAAATACGTGTTTGTTGAACCTAATGCCGAACAGCTGGAGCATATCACCGTGCTTGCCGACAGTGGTAAAATTACCGTACCGGTCACCGATACTTTTTCTTTAGAAGAAGCCGGTGAAGCACTTCAGAAAATTGAATCGCTGCACACGAGGGGTAAACTGGTGATTACTCCCTGA
- a CDS encoding DoxX family protein: MTNPILFLSVIVAGFFLIYGIQCFRSPFMKEEFIRYGMGDTVRKLTGTAQLAGAAGLLAGLYISLLGFLAATGLTVMMAVAFGTRIKVRDSLNQTLPSFFFMLVNGFLAYKFLLLMLYDL, encoded by the coding sequence TTGACCAATCCCATTTTATTTCTTTCGGTAATTGTTGCCGGATTTTTTCTGATCTATGGCATACAGTGCTTCCGGTCCCCTTTTATGAAAGAGGAATTTATTCGCTATGGAATGGGCGATACTGTACGAAAACTCACCGGCACGGCTCAGCTGGCAGGAGCCGCCGGGCTGCTTGCCGGTTTATACATTAGCCTGTTGGGTTTTCTCGCGGCCACCGGATTGACAGTGATGATGGCGGTAGCCTTTGGCACGCGCATAAAGGTCCGGGATTCTCTGAACCAAACGCTACCTTCTTTTTTCTTTATGTTGGTAAACGGTTTTTTGGCCTACAAATTCCTGTTGCTGATGCTTTATGATCTATAG
- a CDS encoding cupin domain-containing protein, producing the protein MSIETMTAEEVAEGKLNEAEVVKEIMASGEDVGLRIWREEEPDADKEFHTNSYETVGYVLKGKAELHLENDQVVELTEGNSYLVPKETEHTYKIIETFSAVEATSPPAHLQ; encoded by the coding sequence ATGAGTATAGAAACGATGACAGCCGAAGAAGTAGCAGAAGGTAAATTAAATGAGGCCGAAGTCGTGAAAGAAATCATGGCTTCCGGCGAAGATGTAGGGCTCAGAATCTGGAGAGAGGAAGAGCCGGATGCGGACAAAGAATTTCATACTAATTCTTATGAAACGGTAGGTTATGTACTAAAAGGTAAAGCCGAGCTTCACTTGGAAAATGACCAGGTTGTCGAGTTGACGGAAGGGAATTCATATCTGGTTCCTAAAGAAACAGAGCATACCTACAAAATCATCGAAACCTTTTCGGCAGTGGAAGCCACTTCACCTCCGGCGCATCTGCAGTAA
- a CDS encoding coagulation factor 5/8 type domain-containing protein, with protein MKLNYIIWLLLFLAACQSTEKKNLNINNSMFGDRVLVFDDGMDQKEIQKALDEIHQEQAGEEFSDQRYALLFKPGTYEVDITVDFYVQALGLGKTPGQTTVHGAVQSVETSNNNNVTTQFWRGAENFKVYPDTAEPWMYWAVSQAAPMRRMHIIGNVNFDKGGWGSGGVLANSIVTGRAGLTTGQQWFTRNSELGSWEGGNWNRVFVGVKGAPEKNWPEQPVTVVDEAPVIRDKPFLVFSEEHGYFVFVPQLTKNSTGVSWKDGNESGREIPIEDFYIAKAGKDDAASINEALSSGKNLLLTPGIYELSQEIVVGKENTVVLGLGLPTLVPTQGNKALAVGDKEGIIVAGIMVDAGVQSSDVLIQVGQEGSDKNYSGNPISLHDLYCRIGGAIAGTAKTCLEINANRVIGDHFWLWRADHGTGADWFVNKSDHGLIVNGDDVTIYGLFNEHFQHYQTYWKGERGRVYFYQSEIPYEPPSNEVWNDNGKPGYASYKIADGVEEHQAWGLGIYSFFRGEETEKNNVRLENAMEAPEKPGIKITHISAFAGRLGGMNHILNGKGPATNIGELNLYNGWNFEN; from the coding sequence TTGAAGCTTAATTACATTATTTGGCTGCTACTATTTCTAGCCGCTTGCCAGTCAACAGAAAAGAAAAACCTAAATATTAATAATTCTATGTTCGGAGATCGTGTGTTGGTGTTTGATGATGGCATGGACCAGAAAGAAATTCAAAAAGCATTGGATGAAATTCATCAAGAGCAGGCCGGTGAGGAGTTTTCTGATCAACGATATGCATTGCTGTTTAAGCCGGGGACCTATGAGGTGGATATTACGGTCGACTTTTATGTGCAGGCTCTGGGACTTGGAAAAACCCCGGGTCAAACCACGGTGCATGGAGCGGTGCAATCGGTGGAAACCAGCAACAACAACAACGTAACCACACAGTTCTGGAGAGGGGCTGAGAATTTCAAAGTGTATCCCGATACTGCTGAGCCCTGGATGTACTGGGCTGTATCGCAAGCAGCGCCAATGAGAAGAATGCATATTATCGGCAATGTAAATTTTGATAAAGGAGGATGGGGCAGTGGGGGCGTGTTAGCGAATTCCATCGTAACCGGTCGGGCCGGTCTGACAACAGGACAGCAATGGTTTACACGAAATTCAGAACTGGGTTCCTGGGAGGGCGGGAACTGGAACCGTGTGTTTGTTGGGGTAAAGGGAGCCCCGGAAAAAAACTGGCCGGAGCAGCCGGTCACGGTAGTAGATGAAGCCCCTGTTATCCGGGATAAGCCGTTTCTGGTATTTAGTGAAGAGCATGGTTATTTCGTCTTTGTTCCGCAGCTGACCAAAAATAGTACAGGAGTAAGCTGGAAAGATGGAAATGAATCCGGCAGAGAGATTCCTATTGAAGATTTTTATATAGCAAAGGCTGGAAAAGATGATGCCGCTAGTATTAACGAAGCCCTGAGTTCAGGGAAGAACCTGTTGCTGACTCCGGGAATTTATGAGTTAAGTCAGGAAATAGTGGTAGGGAAAGAAAACACAGTAGTACTTGGTTTAGGACTTCCTACTTTGGTTCCTACCCAAGGCAATAAAGCACTTGCAGTCGGAGATAAAGAAGGCATTATTGTAGCAGGAATCATGGTTGATGCAGGGGTGCAATCTTCCGATGTCCTGATTCAGGTTGGACAGGAAGGGAGCGATAAAAATTATTCAGGTAATCCCATTAGCCTTCATGATTTATACTGCAGAATAGGTGGAGCCATTGCCGGTACAGCTAAGACATGCCTTGAGATTAATGCAAACCGGGTAATAGGTGATCATTTTTGGTTATGGCGGGCCGATCACGGTACAGGTGCCGATTGGTTTGTCAATAAAAGTGACCACGGCCTGATTGTTAATGGGGATGATGTAACTATTTATGGGCTCTTTAATGAGCACTTTCAGCATTATCAGACATACTGGAAGGGGGAGAGAGGCCGGGTGTATTTTTACCAGTCTGAAATTCCTTATGAGCCCCCAAGCAATGAAGTATGGAATGATAATGGAAAGCCGGGGTATGCATCCTATAAAATAGCCGACGGTGTAGAAGAGCATCAGGCTTGGGGATTGGGGATTTATTCTTTCTTCAGAGGTGAGGAAACAGAAAAAAATAATGTTCGTTTGGAAAACGCAATGGAAGCCCCTGAAAAGCCGGGAATTAAAATCACACATATCTCTGCTTTTGCGGGAAGGCTTGGAGGGATGAATCATATTCTTAACGGAAAGGGCCCGGCTACAAATATTGGGGAATTGAACTTGTATAATGGGTGGAATTTTGAAAACTAA
- a CDS encoding DoxX family protein, with the protein MEYLIMACKVIVGLSILNVWLLRSGKETQWRGGDAGSLEEEFKAYGLPIWFMWTVGGLKILFALGLLASIWFTGYPELETYSAYGIAVLMLGAVSMHIKVKDPLKKSLPAFTFLALSLLIAFL; encoded by the coding sequence ATGGAATATCTGATTATGGCATGTAAAGTAATTGTAGGGCTTAGCATTTTAAATGTATGGCTGTTGCGATCGGGCAAGGAAACTCAATGGCGGGGTGGAGACGCCGGAAGTCTGGAAGAAGAATTTAAAGCCTACGGGCTTCCCATTTGGTTTATGTGGACTGTAGGCGGGCTCAAAATTCTGTTTGCATTGGGGCTTCTGGCTTCCATTTGGTTTACAGGCTACCCGGAATTAGAAACTTATTCTGCTTACGGCATAGCCGTGTTGATGCTGGGTGCTGTGAGTATGCACATAAAGGTTAAGGACCCGTTAAAAAAATCTCTCCCGGCTTTTACTTTCCTGGCTCTGTCGCTGTTGATTGCTTTTCTATAG
- a CDS encoding MFS transporter, which translates to MPPIEKDGSRRNRLQTGLLISGIILIALNLRPALASVGPLIAEIRESTGLSNSLLGLLTTLPLIAFGLVSMLTTLFTRRFGIEKTLFGALILLTIGILARLIQSPVALFGGTLMLGIAIALGNVLLPSLVKRDFPDMSGPLTSLYSSMMGIGASMAAGLSVPLSKGMGLGWRYTLALWSLPAFIALLIWIPQLRYNTNSSRLSSFRKALKKMAGSATAWQVAVFMGLQSLAFYVILAWLPDILQSRGLSESYSGWMLSLSQGTGVLGTLLIPYFAGKKSNQQSIVWMLILMEGVCLAALMLTDTFGVAVWVSVLGFALGGSFGLALLFIVLRSHDTQEATELSGMAQSAGYILAAIGPILIGALYDLTGNWNVPLGFLLGILAIKAGFGHFAGKPKKVEL; encoded by the coding sequence ATGCCACCAATTGAAAAAGATGGTTCCCGAAGAAACCGCTTGCAAACCGGCTTATTAATCTCAGGCATAATACTGATTGCTCTCAATCTGAGGCCGGCCCTGGCATCCGTCGGGCCTTTGATAGCTGAAATACGGGAGAGTACCGGACTTTCCAACTCTTTACTGGGCTTGCTTACGACTCTCCCGTTGATTGCATTTGGCCTGGTTTCGATGCTTACTACTTTATTTACACGGCGTTTTGGTATAGAAAAAACATTATTCGGGGCGTTAATTTTACTTACCATCGGGATTTTAGCCCGATTGATCCAGTCACCGGTGGCCTTATTCGGAGGCACCTTGATGTTAGGTATCGCCATTGCTTTGGGCAATGTGTTGTTGCCCTCTTTGGTAAAGCGCGATTTTCCGGATATGTCGGGCCCGCTCACCAGCCTGTATTCCAGCATGATGGGGATCGGAGCCTCCATGGCAGCGGGGCTAAGTGTTCCACTATCAAAAGGAATGGGACTTGGCTGGAGGTACACTTTGGCATTGTGGTCTCTTCCTGCTTTTATCGCATTATTAATTTGGATCCCTCAGTTGCGATACAATACTAATAGCAGCCGGCTCAGTAGCTTTCGAAAAGCTCTCAAAAAAATGGCCGGCTCAGCTACGGCATGGCAAGTGGCTGTATTTATGGGATTACAGTCTTTAGCCTTTTACGTGATTTTGGCCTGGCTGCCTGATATACTGCAAAGCAGGGGGCTATCGGAATCCTATTCCGGATGGATGCTTTCATTATCACAGGGGACCGGAGTGCTGGGTACACTGCTTATCCCATACTTTGCAGGAAAAAAGTCCAATCAGCAAAGTATTGTATGGATGTTAATACTCATGGAAGGTGTTTGCCTTGCGGCCCTTATGCTGACGGATACATTTGGGGTAGCCGTATGGGTATCTGTGTTGGGTTTTGCACTCGGAGGGTCTTTTGGGTTGGCACTGCTATTTATCGTACTTCGCTCGCACGACACGCAGGAGGCAACCGAATTAAGTGGAATGGCTCAATCTGCAGGGTATATTCTCGCAGCCATCGGTCCCATTTTAATCGGGGCTCTTTATGATTTGACCGGTAACTGGAATGTTCCCTTGGGGTTTTTGTTAGGGATTTTAGCGATCAAAGCCGGCTTTGGACATTTTGCCGGTAAACCCAAAAAAGTGGAATTATAA